A single region of the Mustela lutreola isolate mMusLut2 chromosome 2, mMusLut2.pri, whole genome shotgun sequence genome encodes:
- the NANOS3 gene encoding nanos homolog 3: MCVSQLQVPPADCVLSHTHTHTHTRCPQPTQRPCIPSQVPLWGSSSKPPCDSKEPPTACSSPFTPLWRSKEGTDSPDSKAPERGREGQRGGRSRKTSLGQAGFILSLPPLPGKCCPAMGTFDLWTDYLGLARLVGALRGEEEPETRLDPQPQPTPGAEGQTPSLESSPAPERLCSFCKHNGESRAIYQSHVLKDEAGRVLCPILRDYVCPQCGATRDRAHTRRFCPLTGQGYTSVYSYTTRNSAGKKVSRPDKARMQDPGHRRGGAGAAACAGSKGAGKSAGSSPSSCCPSTSA, encoded by the exons ATGTGTGTCTCCCAATTGCAGGTGCCCCCTGCAGACTGTgtcctgtcacacacacacacacacacacacacccgttgCCCCCAGCCCACTCAGAGACCATGCATCCCCTCGCAGGTGCCTTTATGGGGGAGCAGCAGCAAGCCCCCCTGTGACAGTAAGGAACCTCCcacagcctgctcctcccccttcacACCCCTTTGGAGGTCTAAGGAGGGAACTGACAGCCCAGACTCCAAGgctccagagaggggaagggaggggcagagaggaggaaggagtagAAAGACGAGCTTGGGGCAGGCAGGgtttattctctctctgccccctctgccTGGCAAGTGTTGCCCAGCTATGGGAACCTTTGACCTATGGACAGATTACCTGGGTTTGGCACGCCTGGTGGGGGCTCTGCGTGGGGAAGAGGAGCCTGAAACCAGGCTGGACCCCCAGCCGCAGCCAACTCCAGGAGCAGAGGGTCAGACACCCAGCCTGGAATCGTCACCAGCTCCTGAACGCCTGTGCTCCTTCTGCAAACACAACGGCGAGTCCCGGGCCATCTATCAGTCCCACGTGCTCAAGGATGAGGCGGGCCGGGTGCTGTGTCCTATCCTGCGTGACTATGTGTGCCCCCAGTGCGGTGCCACGCGTGACCGTGCCCACACACGCCGTTTCTGCCCGCTCACCGGCCAGGGCTACACCTCTGTCTACAGCTACACCACTCGCAACTCAGCTGGCAAGAAGGTGTCCCGGCCTGACAAGGCAAGGATGCAAGATCCAGGTCATCGCCGAGGCGGCGCAGGAGCTGCAGCGTGTGCAG gtTCCAAAGGTGCTGGGAAATCAGCTGGATCTTCGccctcttcctgctgcccctccACGTCTGCCTAG
- the BRME1 gene encoding break repair meiotic recombinase recruitment factor 1 isoform X3, translating into MRGSGQTYSVPDKDRATLTTSVAQIFQKRDKMSKRKKLRTSGGEGVRPPKAPKNPRLEDSDRPPQNSEWGSSCLPEESESRSEPVSSTEQKTEEPEQTASSSHDEEAGTPSRLLGQPEKEPVPSPLSQNPARRFVPQFAKPRKTVSGQAELREEDLRDGAPKISQETPPEPSAQQDRSQPGEESLGLAPWEARELSAQTQRDSTHPEHRDQKPMTRVPGSGTPQPSASIDASPEWGTVSLASKRASQDHLLEQVTNTPEGESREGCWILGYHGQKGPLLSSGAAEKESEQGAIQKAGPRGGAGADLTERHQEEGDSVVGPITQGPEPRSAAQGLPDTLWITSETGREAEQNCSSPRHSSLGTVVIKDLSTHPTEPEQRAPEVIGPDEQANTRAPTCPSGKAPDGGCIGTLLRGTPLMGGTGHRGEAGWEDKLPGNIPGGPASCLALGHKIREPTTGAGNFSLLASEMGPGINQTKVPGLDQEGLGGVCALPLLLQSTGKKAVELGHQSPEQNLEGFSLSLGAFAPPVHREAVGGPSQETRACQDSIDVPADPTSWHEPPPGSADQAVLGESSAMEPDFLPDSQIRDALEAPDFEASPEQLFPSGSRLASCWPGTSPHADGRLLTELQLRTCVGLKGCEAARMEDATDTVLGLVVELSHLNRLIMSTHRDLEALKRLGYRKAKERLAGKAPAPYSSKGAGNLPPGDRSWRDL; encoded by the exons ATGCGCGG ATCCGGGCAGACCTACTCAGTTCCTGATAAGGACAGAGCGACCTTGACAACTTCAGTGGCCCAG atttttcaaaagAGGGATAAAATGAGTAAGAGGAAGAAGCTTCGGACTTCAG GAGGAGAAGGAGTCCGTCCTCCGAAGGCCCCAAAGAACCCAAGGCTAGAAGACTCTGACAGGCCCCCCCAGAATTCTGAGTGGGGCTCTTCATGTCTCCCTGAAGAGTCAGAAAGCAGATCAGAACCCGTTTCCTCTacagagcagaagacagaggaacCAGAACAGACAGCCTCCAG CTCCCATGATGAAGAAGCAGGAACTCCCTCCAGGCTCCTCGGGCAACCAGAAAAGGAGCCagttccctctcctctttcccag AACCCAGCCAGGAGGTTTGTCCCCCAGTTTGCAAAACCCAGGAAGACAGTGTCAGGACAAGCAGAGCTGAGGGAAGAGGACCTCAGGGATGGAGCCCCTAAAATCAGCCAG GAAACACCACCAGAGCCCAGTGCCCAGCAGGACAGAAGCCAACCAGGGGAGGAATCCCTAGGGCTTGCTCCCTGGGAGGCCAGGGAGCTGAGTGCCCAGACCCAGAGAGACAGCACCcaccctgagcacagagaccaaAAGCCCATGACACGTGTGCCTGGCAGTGGGACCCCTCAGCCCTCAGCCTCCATTGATGCCTCTCCAGAATGGGGGACAGTGTCCTTGGCCTCCAAGAGGGCCAGCCAGGACCACCTCTTGGAGCAAGTAACCAACACACCAGAGGGTGAAAGCAGGGAAGGGTGTTGGATTCTAGGCTATCATGGCCAGAAAGGTCCCCTGCTGAGTAGTGGTGCTGCAGAGAAGGAGTCAGAACAAGGAGCAATCCAGAAAGCAGGTCCCCGAGGGGGAGCAGGGGCTGACCTGACTGAGAGGCATCAGGAGGAAGGAGACAGTGTCGTAGGTCCCATCACTCAGGGCCCGGAGCCCAGATCTGCAGCCCAGGGCCTCCCTGACACCTTGTGGATAACCAGCGAGACTGGCAGGGAAGCAGAACAGAATTGTAGCAGCCCAAGACACTCCTCCCTTGGGACCGTTGTCATCAAAGATCTGAGCACACATCCCACTGAGCCAGAACAGAGGGCTCCGGAGGTTATCGGGCCAGATGAGCAGGCCAACACGAGGGCACCTACTTGTCCCAGTGGGAAGGCCCCTGATGGAGGCTGCATTGGGACCCTGCTCAGAGGCACACCTCTCATGGGGGGGACAGGACacagaggggaggcagggtggGAAGACAAGCTTCCTGGCAACATTCCAGGGGGCCCTGCATCCTGCCTGGCTCTGGGTCACAAGATAAGAGAGCCCACGACAGGTGCAGGAAATTTCAGTCTTCTAGCCTCGGAAATGGGCCCAGGTATTAATCAGACAAAGGTGCCTGGCCTGGATCAAGAGGGGCTGGGAGGTGTGTGTGCACTGCCTTTACTGTTGCAGTCCACAGGTAAAAAAGCAGTTGAATTAGGTCACCAGAGCCCTGAACAAAACCTTGAGGGATTCAGTCTGTCTCTTGGAGCCTTTGCTCCACCAGTGCACAGAGAAGCAGTGGGTGGCCCTTCCCAGGAGACCAGGGCCTGCCAGGACAGCATAGATGTCCCTGCGGACCCCACAAGCTGGCATGAGCCCCCTCCTGGCTCTGCAGACCAGGCTGTGTTGGGGGAGTCCTCAGCCATGGAACCTGACTTCCTGCCAGACAGCCAGATACGGGATGCCCTGGAAGCCCCTGACTTCGAAGCCTCACCTGAACAG TTGTTTCCTTCCGGGAGCAGGCTGGCCTCTTGCTGGCCTGGCACAAGCCCACATGCTGATGGAAGGCTTCTCACGGAGCTCCAGCTGAG GACCTGTGTAGGCCTCAAAGGCTGTGAGGCCGCCAGGATGGAGGATGCAACAGACACGGTGCTGGGTCTCGTTGTTGAGCTCTCCCACCTGAA CCGGCTGATCATGAGCACCCACCGGGACCTGGAGGCCCTCAAGCGCCTCGGCTACAGGAAGGCGAAGGAGAGGCTGGCAGGGAAAGCCCCGGCACCCTATTCATCAAAGGGGGCTGGGAATCTCCCTCCAGGGGACCGGTCCTGGAGGGATTTGTAG
- the BRME1 gene encoding break repair meiotic recombinase recruitment factor 1 isoform X4: protein MRGSGQTYSVPDKDRATLTTSVAQIFQKRDKMSKRKKLRTSGGEGVRPPKAPKNPRLEDSDRPPQNSEWGSSCLPEESESRSEPVSSTEQKTEEPEQTASSSHDEEAGTPSRLLGQPEKEPVPSPLSQETPPEPSAQQDRSQPGEESLGLAPWEARELSAQTQRDSTHPEHRDQKPMTRVPGSGTPQPSASIDASPEWGTVSLASKRASQDHLLEQVTNTPEGESREGCWILGYHGQKGPLLSSGAAEKESEQGAIQKAGPRGGAGADLTERHQEEGDSVVGPITQGPEPRSAAQGLPDTLWITSETGREAEQNCSSPRHSSLGTVVIKDLSTHPTEPEQRAPEVIGPDEQANTRAPTCPSGKAPDGGCIGTLLRGTPLMGGTGHRGEAGWEDKLPGNIPGGPASCLALGHKIREPTTGAGNFSLLASEMGPGINQTKVPGLDQEGLGGVCALPLLLQSTGKKAVELGHQSPEQNLEGFSLSLGAFAPPVHREAVGGPSQETRACQDSIDVPADPTSWHEPPPGSADQAVLGESSAMEPDFLPDSQIRDALEAPDFEASPEQILQDEQETEPRLSRQEQSHRPTQISLSESTGSAGDTRLFPSGSRLASCWPGTSPHADGRLLTELQLRTCVGLKGCEAARMEDATDTVLGLVVELSHLNRLIMSTHRDLEALKRLGYRKAKERLAGKAPAPYSSKGAGNLPPGDRSWRDL, encoded by the exons ATGCGCGG ATCCGGGCAGACCTACTCAGTTCCTGATAAGGACAGAGCGACCTTGACAACTTCAGTGGCCCAG atttttcaaaagAGGGATAAAATGAGTAAGAGGAAGAAGCTTCGGACTTCAG GAGGAGAAGGAGTCCGTCCTCCGAAGGCCCCAAAGAACCCAAGGCTAGAAGACTCTGACAGGCCCCCCCAGAATTCTGAGTGGGGCTCTTCATGTCTCCCTGAAGAGTCAGAAAGCAGATCAGAACCCGTTTCCTCTacagagcagaagacagaggaacCAGAACAGACAGCCTCCAG CTCCCATGATGAAGAAGCAGGAACTCCCTCCAGGCTCCTCGGGCAACCAGAAAAGGAGCCagttccctctcctctttcccag GAAACACCACCAGAGCCCAGTGCCCAGCAGGACAGAAGCCAACCAGGGGAGGAATCCCTAGGGCTTGCTCCCTGGGAGGCCAGGGAGCTGAGTGCCCAGACCCAGAGAGACAGCACCcaccctgagcacagagaccaaAAGCCCATGACACGTGTGCCTGGCAGTGGGACCCCTCAGCCCTCAGCCTCCATTGATGCCTCTCCAGAATGGGGGACAGTGTCCTTGGCCTCCAAGAGGGCCAGCCAGGACCACCTCTTGGAGCAAGTAACCAACACACCAGAGGGTGAAAGCAGGGAAGGGTGTTGGATTCTAGGCTATCATGGCCAGAAAGGTCCCCTGCTGAGTAGTGGTGCTGCAGAGAAGGAGTCAGAACAAGGAGCAATCCAGAAAGCAGGTCCCCGAGGGGGAGCAGGGGCTGACCTGACTGAGAGGCATCAGGAGGAAGGAGACAGTGTCGTAGGTCCCATCACTCAGGGCCCGGAGCCCAGATCTGCAGCCCAGGGCCTCCCTGACACCTTGTGGATAACCAGCGAGACTGGCAGGGAAGCAGAACAGAATTGTAGCAGCCCAAGACACTCCTCCCTTGGGACCGTTGTCATCAAAGATCTGAGCACACATCCCACTGAGCCAGAACAGAGGGCTCCGGAGGTTATCGGGCCAGATGAGCAGGCCAACACGAGGGCACCTACTTGTCCCAGTGGGAAGGCCCCTGATGGAGGCTGCATTGGGACCCTGCTCAGAGGCACACCTCTCATGGGGGGGACAGGACacagaggggaggcagggtggGAAGACAAGCTTCCTGGCAACATTCCAGGGGGCCCTGCATCCTGCCTGGCTCTGGGTCACAAGATAAGAGAGCCCACGACAGGTGCAGGAAATTTCAGTCTTCTAGCCTCGGAAATGGGCCCAGGTATTAATCAGACAAAGGTGCCTGGCCTGGATCAAGAGGGGCTGGGAGGTGTGTGTGCACTGCCTTTACTGTTGCAGTCCACAGGTAAAAAAGCAGTTGAATTAGGTCACCAGAGCCCTGAACAAAACCTTGAGGGATTCAGTCTGTCTCTTGGAGCCTTTGCTCCACCAGTGCACAGAGAAGCAGTGGGTGGCCCTTCCCAGGAGACCAGGGCCTGCCAGGACAGCATAGATGTCCCTGCGGACCCCACAAGCTGGCATGAGCCCCCTCCTGGCTCTGCAGACCAGGCTGTGTTGGGGGAGTCCTCAGCCATGGAACCTGACTTCCTGCCAGACAGCCAGATACGGGATGCCCTGGAAGCCCCTGACTTCGAAGCCTCACCTGAACAG ATACTGCAGGATGAGCAGGAGACAGAGCCACGCCTCAGCCGCCAGGAACAGAGCCATCGTCCAACACAGATCAGCCTTTCAGAAAGCACAGGCTCGGCAGGGGACACCAGG TTGTTTCCTTCCGGGAGCAGGCTGGCCTCTTGCTGGCCTGGCACAAGCCCACATGCTGATGGAAGGCTTCTCACGGAGCTCCAGCTGAG GACCTGTGTAGGCCTCAAAGGCTGTGAGGCCGCCAGGATGGAGGATGCAACAGACACGGTGCTGGGTCTCGTTGTTGAGCTCTCCCACCTGAA CCGGCTGATCATGAGCACCCACCGGGACCTGGAGGCCCTCAAGCGCCTCGGCTACAGGAAGGCGAAGGAGAGGCTGGCAGGGAAAGCCCCGGCACCCTATTCATCAAAGGGGGCTGGGAATCTCCCTCCAGGGGACCGGTCCTGGAGGGATTTGTAG
- the BRME1 gene encoding break repair meiotic recombinase recruitment factor 1 isoform X2, translated as MSKRKKLRTSGGEGVRPPKAPKNPRLEDSDRPPQNSEWGSSCLPEESESRSEPVSSTEQKTEEPEQTASSSHDEEAGTPSRLLGQPEKEPVPSPLSQNPARRFVPQFAKPRKTVSGQAELREEDLRDGAPKISQETPPEPSAQQDRSQPGEESLGLAPWEARELSAQTQRDSTHPEHRDQKPMTRVPGSGTPQPSASIDASPEWGTVSLASKRASQDHLLEQVTNTPEGESREGCWILGYHGQKGPLLSSGAAEKESEQGAIQKAGPRGGAGADLTERHQEEGDSVVGPITQGPEPRSAAQGLPDTLWITSETGREAEQNCSSPRHSSLGTVVIKDLSTHPTEPEQRAPEVIGPDEQANTRAPTCPSGKAPDGGCIGTLLRGTPLMGGTGHRGEAGWEDKLPGNIPGGPASCLALGHKIREPTTGAGNFSLLASEMGPGINQTKVPGLDQEGLGGVCALPLLLQSTGKKAVELGHQSPEQNLEGFSLSLGAFAPPVHREAVGGPSQETRACQDSIDVPADPTSWHEPPPGSADQAVLGESSAMEPDFLPDSQIRDALEAPDFEASPEQILQDEQETEPRLSRQEQSHRPTQISLSESTGSAGDTRLFPSGSRLASCWPGTSPHADGRLLTELQLRTCVGLKGCEAARMEDATDTVLGLVVELSHLNRLIMSTHRDLEALKRLGYRKAKERLAGKAPAPYSSKGAGNLPPGDRSWRDL; from the exons ATGAGTAAGAGGAAGAAGCTTCGGACTTCAG GAGGAGAAGGAGTCCGTCCTCCGAAGGCCCCAAAGAACCCAAGGCTAGAAGACTCTGACAGGCCCCCCCAGAATTCTGAGTGGGGCTCTTCATGTCTCCCTGAAGAGTCAGAAAGCAGATCAGAACCCGTTTCCTCTacagagcagaagacagaggaacCAGAACAGACAGCCTCCAG CTCCCATGATGAAGAAGCAGGAACTCCCTCCAGGCTCCTCGGGCAACCAGAAAAGGAGCCagttccctctcctctttcccag AACCCAGCCAGGAGGTTTGTCCCCCAGTTTGCAAAACCCAGGAAGACAGTGTCAGGACAAGCAGAGCTGAGGGAAGAGGACCTCAGGGATGGAGCCCCTAAAATCAGCCAG GAAACACCACCAGAGCCCAGTGCCCAGCAGGACAGAAGCCAACCAGGGGAGGAATCCCTAGGGCTTGCTCCCTGGGAGGCCAGGGAGCTGAGTGCCCAGACCCAGAGAGACAGCACCcaccctgagcacagagaccaaAAGCCCATGACACGTGTGCCTGGCAGTGGGACCCCTCAGCCCTCAGCCTCCATTGATGCCTCTCCAGAATGGGGGACAGTGTCCTTGGCCTCCAAGAGGGCCAGCCAGGACCACCTCTTGGAGCAAGTAACCAACACACCAGAGGGTGAAAGCAGGGAAGGGTGTTGGATTCTAGGCTATCATGGCCAGAAAGGTCCCCTGCTGAGTAGTGGTGCTGCAGAGAAGGAGTCAGAACAAGGAGCAATCCAGAAAGCAGGTCCCCGAGGGGGAGCAGGGGCTGACCTGACTGAGAGGCATCAGGAGGAAGGAGACAGTGTCGTAGGTCCCATCACTCAGGGCCCGGAGCCCAGATCTGCAGCCCAGGGCCTCCCTGACACCTTGTGGATAACCAGCGAGACTGGCAGGGAAGCAGAACAGAATTGTAGCAGCCCAAGACACTCCTCCCTTGGGACCGTTGTCATCAAAGATCTGAGCACACATCCCACTGAGCCAGAACAGAGGGCTCCGGAGGTTATCGGGCCAGATGAGCAGGCCAACACGAGGGCACCTACTTGTCCCAGTGGGAAGGCCCCTGATGGAGGCTGCATTGGGACCCTGCTCAGAGGCACACCTCTCATGGGGGGGACAGGACacagaggggaggcagggtggGAAGACAAGCTTCCTGGCAACATTCCAGGGGGCCCTGCATCCTGCCTGGCTCTGGGTCACAAGATAAGAGAGCCCACGACAGGTGCAGGAAATTTCAGTCTTCTAGCCTCGGAAATGGGCCCAGGTATTAATCAGACAAAGGTGCCTGGCCTGGATCAAGAGGGGCTGGGAGGTGTGTGTGCACTGCCTTTACTGTTGCAGTCCACAGGTAAAAAAGCAGTTGAATTAGGTCACCAGAGCCCTGAACAAAACCTTGAGGGATTCAGTCTGTCTCTTGGAGCCTTTGCTCCACCAGTGCACAGAGAAGCAGTGGGTGGCCCTTCCCAGGAGACCAGGGCCTGCCAGGACAGCATAGATGTCCCTGCGGACCCCACAAGCTGGCATGAGCCCCCTCCTGGCTCTGCAGACCAGGCTGTGTTGGGGGAGTCCTCAGCCATGGAACCTGACTTCCTGCCAGACAGCCAGATACGGGATGCCCTGGAAGCCCCTGACTTCGAAGCCTCACCTGAACAG ATACTGCAGGATGAGCAGGAGACAGAGCCACGCCTCAGCCGCCAGGAACAGAGCCATCGTCCAACACAGATCAGCCTTTCAGAAAGCACAGGCTCGGCAGGGGACACCAGG TTGTTTCCTTCCGGGAGCAGGCTGGCCTCTTGCTGGCCTGGCACAAGCCCACATGCTGATGGAAGGCTTCTCACGGAGCTCCAGCTGAG GACCTGTGTAGGCCTCAAAGGCTGTGAGGCCGCCAGGATGGAGGATGCAACAGACACGGTGCTGGGTCTCGTTGTTGAGCTCTCCCACCTGAA CCGGCTGATCATGAGCACCCACCGGGACCTGGAGGCCCTCAAGCGCCTCGGCTACAGGAAGGCGAAGGAGAGGCTGGCAGGGAAAGCCCCGGCACCCTATTCATCAAAGGGGGCTGGGAATCTCCCTCCAGGGGACCGGTCCTGGAGGGATTTGTAG
- the BRME1 gene encoding break repair meiotic recombinase recruitment factor 1 isoform X1, whose amino-acid sequence MRGSGQTYSVPDKDRATLTTSVAQIFQKRDKMSKRKKLRTSGGEGVRPPKAPKNPRLEDSDRPPQNSEWGSSCLPEESESRSEPVSSTEQKTEEPEQTASSSHDEEAGTPSRLLGQPEKEPVPSPLSQNPARRFVPQFAKPRKTVSGQAELREEDLRDGAPKISQETPPEPSAQQDRSQPGEESLGLAPWEARELSAQTQRDSTHPEHRDQKPMTRVPGSGTPQPSASIDASPEWGTVSLASKRASQDHLLEQVTNTPEGESREGCWILGYHGQKGPLLSSGAAEKESEQGAIQKAGPRGGAGADLTERHQEEGDSVVGPITQGPEPRSAAQGLPDTLWITSETGREAEQNCSSPRHSSLGTVVIKDLSTHPTEPEQRAPEVIGPDEQANTRAPTCPSGKAPDGGCIGTLLRGTPLMGGTGHRGEAGWEDKLPGNIPGGPASCLALGHKIREPTTGAGNFSLLASEMGPGINQTKVPGLDQEGLGGVCALPLLLQSTGKKAVELGHQSPEQNLEGFSLSLGAFAPPVHREAVGGPSQETRACQDSIDVPADPTSWHEPPPGSADQAVLGESSAMEPDFLPDSQIRDALEAPDFEASPEQILQDEQETEPRLSRQEQSHRPTQISLSESTGSAGDTRLFPSGSRLASCWPGTSPHADGRLLTELQLRTCVGLKGCEAARMEDATDTVLGLVVELSHLNRLIMSTHRDLEALKRLGYRKAKERLAGKAPAPYSSKGAGNLPPGDRSWRDL is encoded by the exons ATGCGCGG ATCCGGGCAGACCTACTCAGTTCCTGATAAGGACAGAGCGACCTTGACAACTTCAGTGGCCCAG atttttcaaaagAGGGATAAAATGAGTAAGAGGAAGAAGCTTCGGACTTCAG GAGGAGAAGGAGTCCGTCCTCCGAAGGCCCCAAAGAACCCAAGGCTAGAAGACTCTGACAGGCCCCCCCAGAATTCTGAGTGGGGCTCTTCATGTCTCCCTGAAGAGTCAGAAAGCAGATCAGAACCCGTTTCCTCTacagagcagaagacagaggaacCAGAACAGACAGCCTCCAG CTCCCATGATGAAGAAGCAGGAACTCCCTCCAGGCTCCTCGGGCAACCAGAAAAGGAGCCagttccctctcctctttcccag AACCCAGCCAGGAGGTTTGTCCCCCAGTTTGCAAAACCCAGGAAGACAGTGTCAGGACAAGCAGAGCTGAGGGAAGAGGACCTCAGGGATGGAGCCCCTAAAATCAGCCAG GAAACACCACCAGAGCCCAGTGCCCAGCAGGACAGAAGCCAACCAGGGGAGGAATCCCTAGGGCTTGCTCCCTGGGAGGCCAGGGAGCTGAGTGCCCAGACCCAGAGAGACAGCACCcaccctgagcacagagaccaaAAGCCCATGACACGTGTGCCTGGCAGTGGGACCCCTCAGCCCTCAGCCTCCATTGATGCCTCTCCAGAATGGGGGACAGTGTCCTTGGCCTCCAAGAGGGCCAGCCAGGACCACCTCTTGGAGCAAGTAACCAACACACCAGAGGGTGAAAGCAGGGAAGGGTGTTGGATTCTAGGCTATCATGGCCAGAAAGGTCCCCTGCTGAGTAGTGGTGCTGCAGAGAAGGAGTCAGAACAAGGAGCAATCCAGAAAGCAGGTCCCCGAGGGGGAGCAGGGGCTGACCTGACTGAGAGGCATCAGGAGGAAGGAGACAGTGTCGTAGGTCCCATCACTCAGGGCCCGGAGCCCAGATCTGCAGCCCAGGGCCTCCCTGACACCTTGTGGATAACCAGCGAGACTGGCAGGGAAGCAGAACAGAATTGTAGCAGCCCAAGACACTCCTCCCTTGGGACCGTTGTCATCAAAGATCTGAGCACACATCCCACTGAGCCAGAACAGAGGGCTCCGGAGGTTATCGGGCCAGATGAGCAGGCCAACACGAGGGCACCTACTTGTCCCAGTGGGAAGGCCCCTGATGGAGGCTGCATTGGGACCCTGCTCAGAGGCACACCTCTCATGGGGGGGACAGGACacagaggggaggcagggtggGAAGACAAGCTTCCTGGCAACATTCCAGGGGGCCCTGCATCCTGCCTGGCTCTGGGTCACAAGATAAGAGAGCCCACGACAGGTGCAGGAAATTTCAGTCTTCTAGCCTCGGAAATGGGCCCAGGTATTAATCAGACAAAGGTGCCTGGCCTGGATCAAGAGGGGCTGGGAGGTGTGTGTGCACTGCCTTTACTGTTGCAGTCCACAGGTAAAAAAGCAGTTGAATTAGGTCACCAGAGCCCTGAACAAAACCTTGAGGGATTCAGTCTGTCTCTTGGAGCCTTTGCTCCACCAGTGCACAGAGAAGCAGTGGGTGGCCCTTCCCAGGAGACCAGGGCCTGCCAGGACAGCATAGATGTCCCTGCGGACCCCACAAGCTGGCATGAGCCCCCTCCTGGCTCTGCAGACCAGGCTGTGTTGGGGGAGTCCTCAGCCATGGAACCTGACTTCCTGCCAGACAGCCAGATACGGGATGCCCTGGAAGCCCCTGACTTCGAAGCCTCACCTGAACAG ATACTGCAGGATGAGCAGGAGACAGAGCCACGCCTCAGCCGCCAGGAACAGAGCCATCGTCCAACACAGATCAGCCTTTCAGAAAGCACAGGCTCGGCAGGGGACACCAGG TTGTTTCCTTCCGGGAGCAGGCTGGCCTCTTGCTGGCCTGGCACAAGCCCACATGCTGATGGAAGGCTTCTCACGGAGCTCCAGCTGAG GACCTGTGTAGGCCTCAAAGGCTGTGAGGCCGCCAGGATGGAGGATGCAACAGACACGGTGCTGGGTCTCGTTGTTGAGCTCTCCCACCTGAA CCGGCTGATCATGAGCACCCACCGGGACCTGGAGGCCCTCAAGCGCCTCGGCTACAGGAAGGCGAAGGAGAGGCTGGCAGGGAAAGCCCCGGCACCCTATTCATCAAAGGGGGCTGGGAATCTCCCTCCAGGGGACCGGTCCTGGAGGGATTTGTAG